From Deferrisoma camini S3R1, the proteins below share one genomic window:
- a CDS encoding NERD domain-containing protein kinase family protein: MKVTVFHCGPMANESERMAVEQLKTKLISLSGDGEWILLCNLSFSVTHQLQSEEIDIVAIGPPGVKVVEVKHWTAAWINKNRDVVEREADRVTLKAKKVGTTLRRVVKSLPRVDGAFLLTEGSAKISRVLGETVRGVPFHGLRDCEKAAGAGGMEVLTSDEVRRLGRALEPKCSVAIDGSLKRLAGYVNLELQTPKEERFHRVYKAVHAARQDRVVLHLYDLSASTERNADARAEREFEALRRLQLYPWAPRILDSYQEAPGYAGEMFFFSVVDPAAPTLEERSADETWSPESRVDFARRAVQALSDLHAADSDEPLVHRNLTPNTILVKYDNTPIFTGFERTKVPSQKTVASTTLPSNALVPYVPPEILSQGYACADQRSDVYALCASLGEIFKTLEDETSRRALSVLKQGLAEEPADRASLQELEAGLSQLLGDVHRVVPPPPARYWTEDQVIPFRGHEYRIVARLGSGGVGTTYKVVHVDSKTGEEFGTYVAKVAHEEHVGQRILRAYHLVRSHLGHTGLSTIFEVASEWQENSFVALMKWVDGAALSSFIGVFPLLAEEQGEPNAEALALRWLGQVCQALNVLHKNGIVQGDVSPKNLIVSGQDLVLTDYDFATRIGEPRASPGTVLYCPPPTPASQGAVASDDLYALAASLFHVVFDREPFRYGGTLDKGRGLNWGEIDQGAYPVLSRWLNKATHPEPGDRFENAAEALKWLSEARVAGRTPMDGKAVTPPGVASEGDEALSEEQVEWLKGLLQSYPGSRWGNQETRGLDTEFAKSTYVATPLEETLLRDVRDRRVRLVILCGNAGDGKTALLQHLAMELGLGHHSSAQRVVEGEIPGGPTVRINFDGSAAWEGKTADQLLDAFLEPFQQGPPQEDIVHLLAINDGRLMEWIESYEERSGTTPLTEELYSLLQQEVATQESHIRFVDLNQRSLVGGVLPDKKAIATAFLERLVDHLYGGRDATEIWAPCRTCSAKRRCEVFRAARVFGPEGVPNRQPEPVRGRARERLFEALQAVHLRGETHITVRELRAALVYVLFGLHSCEDYHRRPAEETLPYWDRAFSPTSPARQGEVLGELARLDPGLEAHPRIDRYLVSNPAEQGDGPPRYPDLTVESARRRAFFEWSADHIQFVSGDPYALGLARGTHIGLFRDLPLSDAEDRMRVCERLCQGIAKLEQLPPRALDRKGVVPLRITPRTPTESAFWVEKPLGHFRVEADLPPEMEGMERLHRRAFLVYRYRDGREERLRMGAELFHLLLQLAEGYQLGDVSSDDTFAHLSIFVQRLVREDERRLLAWNPSQDERVYEVGVTLRETEGGVRQHLVIRPAGQEG, from the coding sequence ATGAAGGTGACGGTTTTCCATTGCGGGCCTATGGCAAACGAAAGCGAGCGGATGGCCGTCGAACAACTGAAGACGAAGCTCATATCTCTGTCCGGCGATGGAGAGTGGATTCTGCTGTGCAATTTATCGTTTTCTGTAACTCACCAATTGCAGTCTGAAGAAATCGACATCGTTGCCATCGGGCCTCCGGGGGTGAAGGTGGTAGAGGTAAAACACTGGACCGCCGCCTGGATCAACAAGAATCGGGATGTTGTCGAGCGAGAAGCCGACCGGGTGACTCTCAAAGCCAAGAAAGTGGGAACTACGCTCCGAAGGGTCGTGAAATCGCTGCCTAGGGTGGACGGCGCATTCCTTCTGACCGAGGGTTCGGCGAAGATTTCCCGGGTCTTGGGTGAAACGGTTCGGGGGGTCCCTTTCCACGGTCTTCGGGATTGCGAGAAGGCGGCCGGCGCAGGGGGCATGGAGGTTTTGACTTCGGATGAAGTGCGCAGACTGGGCCGCGCGCTAGAACCTAAGTGCTCCGTCGCTATAGATGGTTCCCTAAAACGCCTCGCTGGGTATGTGAACCTGGAGCTTCAAACGCCAAAGGAGGAGAGGTTCCACCGCGTTTACAAGGCAGTTCACGCGGCCCGGCAGGACCGCGTCGTGTTGCATCTCTACGACCTGTCCGCGAGTACGGAGAGGAACGCGGATGCGAGGGCCGAAAGAGAGTTCGAGGCGTTGCGGCGACTACAGCTATATCCGTGGGCACCGCGCATTCTGGACTCATACCAAGAGGCGCCCGGGTACGCCGGTGAGATGTTTTTCTTTTCAGTCGTGGACCCGGCGGCTCCAACGTTGGAGGAACGATCAGCGGACGAGACATGGAGCCCTGAGAGCCGGGTGGATTTTGCGAGAAGGGCGGTCCAGGCCCTGAGCGATCTGCACGCAGCGGATAGCGACGAGCCCTTGGTCCACAGGAACCTGACCCCCAACACCATATTGGTGAAGTACGACAACACGCCAATCTTCACTGGATTCGAACGGACGAAGGTTCCGTCCCAAAAGACGGTCGCATCGACAACGCTTCCGTCCAATGCACTGGTGCCTTATGTGCCCCCAGAAATCCTCAGTCAGGGCTACGCGTGTGCGGATCAGCGGTCCGACGTGTACGCACTCTGCGCTTCGCTGGGGGAGATCTTCAAAACGCTCGAAGATGAGACATCGAGACGGGCGCTTTCCGTACTGAAGCAGGGGTTGGCCGAGGAACCAGCCGACCGGGCGAGCTTACAGGAGCTCGAGGCCGGACTCTCGCAACTCCTGGGTGACGTGCACCGCGTCGTTCCGCCTCCACCCGCAAGATACTGGACAGAAGATCAAGTCATCCCGTTTCGCGGCCACGAATACAGGATCGTAGCCCGATTGGGATCTGGAGGCGTTGGCACTACGTACAAGGTTGTCCACGTAGACAGTAAGACCGGAGAAGAATTCGGAACATACGTGGCAAAGGTGGCCCACGAGGAGCACGTGGGCCAACGGATCCTCCGCGCGTACCACCTGGTTCGTTCCCACCTAGGGCATACGGGGCTCTCTACCATTTTTGAAGTGGCGAGCGAGTGGCAGGAAAACAGTTTTGTCGCCCTGATGAAGTGGGTCGACGGGGCTGCGCTTTCGTCGTTCATCGGCGTGTTTCCGTTGTTGGCGGAAGAGCAAGGGGAGCCAAATGCGGAGGCGTTGGCCCTACGCTGGCTGGGCCAGGTCTGCCAGGCCCTCAATGTACTGCACAAAAACGGGATCGTTCAAGGCGACGTGAGTCCAAAGAACTTGATCGTTTCGGGTCAAGATCTCGTGCTCACGGACTATGATTTCGCCACGCGGATCGGAGAACCGAGGGCGTCGCCGGGAACCGTTCTTTACTGCCCACCCCCCACTCCGGCCAGCCAGGGTGCGGTAGCGTCGGACGATCTTTATGCGCTGGCGGCCAGCCTTTTCCATGTGGTGTTCGATCGCGAACCTTTTCGTTACGGGGGGACTCTCGACAAGGGCCGGGGTTTGAACTGGGGGGAGATCGACCAAGGTGCGTACCCCGTGCTCTCGCGGTGGCTCAACAAGGCTACTCACCCAGAGCCCGGCGACCGGTTCGAGAACGCAGCGGAGGCGCTGAAGTGGCTTTCGGAAGCCCGGGTAGCCGGGCGCACACCGATGGACGGAAAGGCAGTCACACCTCCCGGGGTTGCTTCCGAGGGGGACGAGGCACTGTCTGAAGAACAGGTGGAATGGCTGAAAGGGCTTCTCCAGTCCTACCCTGGTTCCCGGTGGGGGAACCAGGAAACCCGCGGGCTCGACACGGAGTTCGCAAAGAGTACGTATGTCGCCACCCCGCTGGAGGAGACGCTACTCCGCGACGTGCGAGATCGGCGTGTGCGGCTCGTCATCCTCTGCGGGAACGCGGGGGACGGGAAGACGGCTCTCCTACAGCATCTGGCAATGGAGTTGGGGCTCGGCCACCACTCCTCCGCGCAAAGAGTCGTTGAAGGGGAGATCCCCGGCGGGCCCACCGTGCGCATCAATTTCGACGGGTCGGCCGCCTGGGAGGGGAAGACGGCCGACCAACTCTTGGACGCGTTCTTGGAACCGTTTCAGCAGGGCCCACCCCAAGAGGACATCGTCCATCTCCTGGCCATCAACGACGGCCGTTTGATGGAGTGGATCGAAAGTTACGAGGAGCGATCTGGAACCACGCCGCTAACCGAGGAGCTTTACTCTCTGCTGCAACAGGAGGTGGCAACTCAGGAGTCTCACATTCGGTTCGTGGATCTCAATCAGAGGTCTCTGGTCGGCGGTGTGCTCCCGGACAAGAAGGCGATCGCAACCGCGTTTCTTGAGAGGTTGGTGGATCACCTGTATGGCGGCCGAGACGCCACGGAGATATGGGCGCCGTGCCGAACCTGTTCGGCGAAGCGCCGTTGCGAGGTGTTCCGGGCGGCGCGCGTGTTCGGGCCGGAAGGGGTTCCGAACCGACAACCAGAGCCGGTTCGAGGCCGGGCGCGCGAGCGGCTCTTCGAGGCGCTCCAGGCGGTGCATCTGAGGGGGGAGACGCACATCACCGTGCGCGAGTTGAGGGCGGCCTTGGTGTACGTCCTCTTCGGCCTCCATTCTTGTGAGGACTACCACCGGCGGCCGGCGGAGGAAACCCTGCCGTATTGGGACCGGGCCTTCTCCCCCACCTCGCCGGCACGCCAGGGGGAGGTGCTGGGGGAGTTGGCACGACTCGACCCAGGCCTCGAGGCACACCCCCGGATCGACCGGTATCTCGTGTCGAACCCAGCGGAACAAGGGGACGGTCCTCCCCGGTATCCCGATCTGACGGTGGAATCTGCGAGGCGCCGAGCCTTTTTCGAATGGAGTGCCGACCACATTCAGTTCGTGTCCGGAGACCCGTACGCGCTGGGGTTGGCGCGGGGGACTCACATCGGGCTCTTTCGGGACCTTCCCCTCAGCGACGCCGAAGATCGGATGCGGGTGTGCGAGCGGCTGTGCCAAGGCATAGCGAAGCTCGAGCAGCTTCCGCCCCGGGCGCTGGACCGAAAGGGAGTGGTACCCCTCCGGATAACCCCCCGCACGCCCACCGAATCGGCCTTTTGGGTGGAAAAGCCCCTCGGCCACTTTCGGGTGGAAGCGGACCTTCCACCCGAAATGGAGGGAATGGAACGGCTTCACCGGAGAGCGTTTCTCGTCTATCGCTACCGGGACGGCCGTGAAGAGCGTCTGCGGATGGGGGCGGAGCTCTTTCACCTGCTGCTTCAACTCGCGGAAGGGTACCAACTGGGCGACGTGTCCTCGGACGACACCTTTGCCCACCTCTCCATCTTCGTGCAGCGGTTGGTCCGGGAAGACGAGCGGAGACTCTTGGCTTGGAACCCGAGCCAGGACGAGCGCGTTTACGAAGTGGGCGTCACCCTGAGGGAAACCGAAGGGGGTGTGAGACAACACCTGGTGATCCGTCCGGCCGGGCAGGAGGGGTAG
- a CDS encoding Rpn family recombination-promoting nuclease/putative transposase: MAEHDTGYKNLFSHPRMIQDLLIGFVPEPWVRELDFSTLERVSGSYVSDDLRSREDDVVWKVRWGPRWVYVYILLEFQSTVDPFMAVRILTYVGLLYQDLIRRGELGPEGKLPPVLPVVLYNGERRWSAAEAVEDLVEAVPEGLGRYRPRMRYLLIDEGRYGPEALSIERNLVAALFRLEQSRTPEDVRAVVEALLEWMGADEQRELRRAFAVWVRRVLLPARLPDTPMPETRDLLEVRDMLAERVKEWTEQWKREGIEAGRKEGLQQGLQQGLQQGLQEGRAELLLRILEKRFGEVPADLRDRVTGADLDTLAGWVERAFEAESLKDVFKGE, from the coding sequence GTGGCAGAGCACGACACCGGATACAAGAACCTCTTCTCCCACCCCCGCATGATCCAGGACCTCCTCATCGGGTTCGTGCCCGAGCCCTGGGTCCGGGAACTGGACTTTTCCACCCTGGAGAGGGTGAGCGGCTCCTACGTGTCCGACGATCTGCGGAGCCGCGAGGACGACGTGGTCTGGAAAGTCCGGTGGGGACCCCGCTGGGTCTATGTGTACATCCTGCTGGAGTTCCAGTCCACCGTGGACCCGTTCATGGCGGTGCGGATCCTCACCTACGTGGGGCTCCTGTACCAGGACCTGATCCGGCGGGGCGAGCTGGGGCCGGAGGGGAAACTGCCACCGGTGCTGCCGGTGGTGCTGTACAATGGGGAGCGCCGGTGGAGCGCGGCCGAAGCGGTGGAGGATCTGGTGGAGGCGGTTCCGGAGGGACTGGGCCGGTACCGGCCCCGGATGCGGTACCTTCTGATCGACGAGGGGCGGTACGGCCCGGAGGCCTTGTCGATCGAGCGGAACCTGGTGGCGGCGCTGTTCCGGTTGGAGCAGAGCCGGACACCGGAGGACGTGCGGGCGGTGGTGGAGGCCCTGTTGGAGTGGATGGGAGCCGATGAGCAGCGGGAGTTGCGGCGGGCGTTTGCGGTATGGGTGAGGCGGGTGCTTTTGCCGGCGCGTCTGCCCGACACACCGATGCCGGAGACCCGAGATCTACTGGAGGTGCGAGACATGTTGGCGGAACGGGTGAAGGAGTGGACGGAGCAATGGAAGCGGGAGGGGATCGAAGCGGGAAGGAAGGAGGGGCTCCAGCAGGGGCTCCAGCAGGGGCTTCAGCAGGGGCTCCAGGAAGGCAGGGCAGAGCTTCTGCTTCGGATCCTGGAGAAGCGCTTTGGCGAGGTTCCGGCAGATCTGCGGGACCGTGTGACGGGGGCGGACCTGGACACCCTGGCGGGGTGGGTGGAGCGCGCGTTCGAGGCAGAGTCCCTGAAGGACGTGTTCAAAGGGGAGTGA
- the ltaE gene encoding low-specificity L-threonine aldolase: MRRIDLRSDTVTRPTAAMRRAMFEAEVGDDVYGEDPTVNRLQEVAAALLGKEAALLLPSGTQANQVAVLSHAGRGEEVIVEAESHIFYYEVAGIAALAACQAHPVPGHRGMMDLDRVEAAIRADNIHFPRTALICVENTHNRAGGTVLPLEHLEELSGLARRHGVPVHMDGARVFNAAVALGRPVAEIAATADSVMFCLSKGLAAPVGSVLAGPKAFIERARRHRKLLGGGMRQAGILAAAGLVALDTMVGRLTDDHANARALARGIASVDGLRVDLGAVQTNIVLFEVVDPAWDAASLVAALGRVGVLCSAFGPRKIRLVTHCDVSTEDVSEALDRIETVVRRGRR; encoded by the coding sequence ATGCGACGAATCGATCTTCGTAGCGACACCGTGACCCGCCCCACGGCCGCCATGCGCCGCGCCATGTTCGAGGCGGAGGTGGGGGACGACGTGTACGGGGAGGATCCCACGGTGAACCGCCTCCAGGAGGTGGCGGCGGCGCTTCTGGGCAAGGAGGCGGCGCTGCTGCTGCCCAGCGGCACCCAGGCCAACCAGGTGGCCGTGCTGAGCCACGCCGGCCGGGGGGAGGAGGTGATCGTCGAGGCCGAGAGCCACATCTTCTACTACGAGGTCGCGGGCATCGCCGCCCTGGCCGCGTGCCAGGCCCACCCCGTTCCGGGCCACAGGGGGATGATGGACCTGGACCGGGTGGAGGCCGCGATCCGGGCCGACAATATTCATTTTCCGCGAACCGCCCTGATCTGCGTGGAGAACACCCACAACCGGGCGGGCGGCACCGTGCTGCCCCTGGAGCACCTGGAAGAGCTGTCAGGGCTCGCCCGGCGCCACGGGGTTCCGGTGCACATGGACGGGGCCCGGGTGTTCAACGCCGCGGTGGCCCTGGGCCGGCCGGTGGCCGAGATCGCGGCCACGGCGGACTCGGTGATGTTCTGCCTGAGCAAGGGGCTGGCCGCGCCGGTGGGCTCGGTGCTGGCGGGCCCGAAAGCGTTCATCGAGCGGGCGCGCCGGCACCGAAAGCTGCTGGGCGGCGGCATGCGCCAGGCCGGTATCTTGGCCGCCGCCGGCCTGGTCGCCCTGGACACCATGGTGGGCCGCCTGACCGACGACCACGCCAACGCCCGGGCCCTGGCCCGGGGGATCGCGTCGGTGGACGGCCTGCGCGTGGACCTGGGCGCGGTGCAGACCAACATCGTGCTGTTCGAGGTGGTGGACCCGGCCTGGGACGCCGCCTCCCTGGTGGCTGCCCTGGGGCGGGTGGGCGTGCTGTGCAGCGCGTTCGGCCCCCGAAAGATCCGGCTGGTGACCCACTGCGACGTATCGACCGAGGACGTCTCAGAGGCTCTCGACCGGATCGAGACGGTGGTGAGGCGCGGCCGCCGGTGA
- a CDS encoding ATP-binding protein yields MTGSRQTGKTTLLKNEFGATHRYVSLERPDVRLRATEDPVGFLREIPPPVILDEIQYAPHLLHYIKDEIDRAREPGRWLLTGSQTFGLMKGVSQTLAGRVAVLELLPLSVAEARGNPPPPTVDDLLAKVFSGPSPVASDTSVDLGDWLIRGGYPGVRLNPQIDPNLWFGGYTQTYLERDVRDLSHVGDLHAFTRFLTLVAARTGTVLNMAALGAEAGVTGPTARRWLSVLEASGVVCLLPPFHRSFGRRIRKSPKLYMIDPGLACYLMGIQTPEQALQSVFAGPLVETAVVSEWIKAFRHLGERPTLYYWRSGNGLEVDLIIERGTRLYAVEVKATATPVPKHAAALSRWLGIAGESAQGVVACDVERPGTLRPGIRAVPWHLAW; encoded by the coding sequence GTGACCGGTTCGCGCCAGACCGGGAAAACGACCCTGCTCAAGAACGAGTTCGGGGCGACCCACCGGTACGTGTCGCTGGAACGTCCGGATGTTCGGCTGCGTGCCACGGAAGACCCGGTGGGGTTCCTGCGAGAGATCCCCCCGCCGGTCATCCTCGACGAGATCCAATACGCCCCGCACCTGCTCCATTACATCAAAGACGAGATCGATCGCGCTCGCGAGCCGGGGCGGTGGCTCCTCACAGGGTCCCAAACGTTTGGATTGATGAAGGGGGTGAGCCAGACCCTGGCGGGACGCGTGGCCGTGCTCGAACTCCTGCCGCTCTCCGTCGCAGAGGCACGCGGGAACCCACCGCCTCCCACGGTAGACGACCTTCTGGCCAAAGTCTTTTCCGGACCTTCCCCCGTCGCCTCCGACACGTCCGTCGACCTCGGAGACTGGCTGATCCGCGGGGGCTACCCCGGGGTCCGATTGAATCCTCAGATCGATCCAAACCTCTGGTTCGGTGGCTACACCCAAACCTATCTGGAACGGGACGTGCGGGATCTGTCCCATGTGGGTGATCTGCACGCGTTCACCCGGTTTCTGACGCTCGTGGCGGCCCGAACGGGCACCGTGTTGAACATGGCGGCGTTGGGTGCCGAAGCCGGCGTCACCGGCCCTACCGCCCGACGATGGCTCTCCGTGCTCGAAGCAAGCGGTGTGGTGTGCCTGCTTCCGCCGTTCCATCGTTCTTTCGGAAGACGCATCCGCAAGAGCCCCAAGCTGTATATGATCGACCCGGGGCTCGCCTGCTACCTCATGGGGATCCAGACGCCTGAGCAGGCGCTGCAGAGCGTTTTTGCCGGCCCGCTGGTGGAAACGGCTGTGGTTTCCGAGTGGATCAAGGCGTTTCGTCACCTGGGAGAGCGGCCGACGCTCTACTACTGGCGGTCGGGAAACGGGCTGGAGGTCGACCTGATCATCGAGCGGGGGACCCGCCTGTATGCGGTGGAGGTGAAGGCAACGGCCACACCCGTGCCGAAGCATGCCGCCGCCCTGTCCCGGTGGCTCGGGATCGCCGGCGAGTCGGCCCAAGGGGTGGTGGCCTGCGACGTGGAGCGGCCGGGCACGCTAAGGCCGGGCATCCGGGCCGTTCCGTGGCACCTGGCATGGTGA
- a CDS encoding ketoacyl-ACP synthase III: protein MRHAEITGWGKCVPPAVMTNDDLATFVDTSDEWIRTRSGIERRHYSHVTTCEMARVAAEHALAAAGRTAEDLDLVVFGSTTPDEIIPNTGSLLKNQLGARNAAAFDLNAACASFLYGLSVATDMVRAGTVRTALVIGAERASWLMDWTRRESAVLFGDAAGAVVVEAAEGETGLVASRLGCVPDTRHTLHMPNWGHGFDRFTDNRVHLSLRFEGREIFRHAVRAMTEACQDVLRAGGRTPADVDLFVPHQANLRILNLVADKLGIPSDRVMVCIQEYGNTSAASIPVALCDALEAGRVKPGALVLTTVFGAGLVWGAGLIRWGSRVEPLARSDAELPPCDKSALEIMGPSIEYYLGSLPQPLRGRGTPK, encoded by the coding sequence ATGCGACACGCCGAGATCACCGGCTGGGGCAAGTGCGTGCCCCCGGCCGTCATGACCAACGACGACCTGGCCACCTTCGTCGACACCTCGGACGAGTGGATCCGCACCCGCTCCGGGATCGAGCGGCGCCACTACAGCCACGTGACCACCTGCGAGATGGCCCGGGTGGCGGCCGAGCACGCCCTGGCCGCGGCCGGTCGCACGGCCGAGGACCTCGACCTGGTCGTGTTCGGCAGCACCACCCCGGACGAGATCATCCCCAACACCGGCTCCCTGTTGAAGAACCAGCTCGGCGCGCGCAACGCCGCCGCCTTCGACCTGAACGCGGCCTGTGCCAGCTTCCTGTACGGGCTCAGCGTGGCCACCGACATGGTGCGGGCGGGCACGGTCCGCACCGCCCTGGTGATCGGGGCGGAGCGGGCCTCGTGGCTCATGGACTGGACCCGCCGGGAGTCGGCCGTGCTGTTCGGCGACGCCGCCGGCGCCGTGGTGGTCGAGGCGGCCGAGGGGGAGACCGGCCTCGTCGCCTCGCGCCTGGGGTGCGTGCCCGACACCCGCCACACCCTGCACATGCCCAACTGGGGCCACGGCTTCGACCGGTTCACCGACAACCGCGTCCACCTGTCGCTGCGGTTCGAGGGCCGCGAGATCTTCCGGCACGCCGTGCGGGCCATGACCGAGGCCTGCCAAGACGTGCTCCGGGCCGGCGGCCGCACGCCGGCCGACGTGGACCTGTTCGTGCCCCACCAGGCCAACCTGCGCATCCTGAACCTGGTGGCCGACAAGCTCGGCATCCCCTCCGACCGGGTCATGGTGTGCATCCAGGAGTACGGCAACACCTCGGCCGCATCGATCCCGGTGGCCCTGTGCGACGCCCTGGAGGCCGGCCGGGTGAAGCCCGGGGCCCTGGTGCTGACCACCGTGTTCGGGGCCGGCCTGGTGTGGGGCGCGGGGCTCATCCGGTGGGGCAGCCGGGTCGAGCCCCTGGCCCGGTCCGACGCCGAGCTGCCCCCCTGCGACAAGTCCGCCCTGGAGATCATGGGCCCCAGCATCGAGTACTACCTGGGAAGCCTCCCTCAGCCCCTGCGGGGCCGAGGAACGCCCAAGTAA
- the hepT gene encoding type VII toxin-antitoxin system HepT family RNase toxin: MKNGIILRKLAEMDTVLAELRSLGERDLERLSDDWRTRRAVERDLQILVEIVIDVCQRLLALAGRGPVDTGAEAVRACVTLGALADPAPYRRMIQFRNFVVHRYEHVDPGVLADIVRNRLGDFDRFREEVLSYVHG; this comes from the coding sequence ATGAAAAACGGGATCATCCTGCGCAAGCTGGCCGAGATGGACACCGTGCTCGCAGAACTGCGATCGCTGGGGGAGAGGGACCTGGAGCGCCTTTCCGACGACTGGCGGACCCGCCGAGCGGTGGAGCGGGATCTCCAGATTCTCGTGGAGATCGTGATCGACGTGTGCCAGCGCCTCCTGGCGTTGGCAGGCAGAGGGCCGGTGGACACAGGAGCAGAGGCGGTGCGGGCGTGCGTGACGCTGGGCGCCCTGGCGGATCCCGCACCGTACCGCCGCATGATCCAGTTCCGGAACTTCGTGGTCCACCGGTACGAGCACGTGGACCCGGGTGTCCTGGCAGATATCGTGCGGAACCGGCTCGGGGACTTCGATCGGTTCCGGGAAGAGGTTCTGTCCTATGTGCACGGTTGA
- the mntA gene encoding type VII toxin-antitoxin system MntA family adenylyltransferase antitoxin, whose amino-acid sequence MCTVDVDAAVRVLAACTNVVAAWVFGSASGGRVRPGGDVDVAVLFRRPPSLDELADLRADLQEALGFEEIDLVPLTDESPAALRFEALSGRRVFCRDVGRVAEFQSLASREYEDDMAFAARGLRAWAEARRQRQGPKSGGR is encoded by the coding sequence ATGTGCACGGTTGACGTGGACGCGGCAGTGCGGGTGCTCGCGGCCTGCACGAACGTGGTCGCTGCATGGGTGTTCGGTTCGGCCAGCGGCGGCCGGGTTCGGCCGGGGGGGGACGTGGATGTGGCCGTGCTGTTTCGCCGCCCCCCGTCGTTGGACGAGCTGGCAGACCTGAGGGCCGACCTCCAGGAAGCCCTGGGGTTCGAGGAGATCGACCTGGTGCCCCTGACCGACGAGAGCCCGGCGGCGCTGCGGTTCGAGGCCCTGTCGGGCCGCAGGGTCTTCTGCCGGGACGTGGGTCGGGTAGCGGAGTTCCAGTCGCTCGCGTCCCGGGAGTACGAGGACGACATGGCCTTCGCCGCCCGGGGCCTACGGGCGTGGGCCGAGGCGCGGAGGCAGAGACAGGGCCCAAAGTCGGGGGGCCGGTGA